One window of the Natronomonas marina genome contains the following:
- a CDS encoding AAA family ATPase, with amino-acid sequence MDVETAGAACADIVDAVGEAVVGDERFFERLLVALLSRGHVLVEDVPGTGKTLTARTLATALGLEFSRVQFTPDLLPSDVTGTNVFDERDRSFEFSPGPIFANVVLADEINRAPPKTQAALLEAMEERQVTVDGETHELPEPFFVIATQNPVEQEGTFPLPEAQLDRFVVETAMGYPDLDGETELLRRRAGRAERSPTVEAVVDEATVSALRAAPEDVRVDEDLLSYVAELGRATREDNRVEVGVSPRGVQRLFEAARAKAVLEGRAFVTPDDVADVVTPVFAHRLVLTADATVSGIEKRAVVEDVLDAAPVPTVD; translated from the coding sequence ATGGATGTCGAGACCGCGGGCGCCGCGTGTGCGGACATCGTCGACGCCGTCGGCGAGGCGGTCGTCGGCGACGAGCGGTTCTTCGAGCGGCTGCTCGTCGCGCTGCTCTCCCGCGGACACGTCCTCGTCGAGGACGTCCCCGGCACCGGAAAGACGCTGACGGCCCGGACGCTTGCGACCGCACTCGGGCTGGAGTTCTCGCGGGTGCAGTTCACGCCGGACCTGCTGCCGAGCGACGTCACCGGAACCAACGTCTTCGACGAGCGGGACCGGAGCTTCGAGTTCTCCCCCGGCCCGATCTTCGCCAACGTCGTGCTGGCCGACGAGATCAACCGGGCGCCGCCGAAGACCCAGGCCGCGCTGCTGGAGGCCATGGAGGAGCGGCAGGTGACCGTCGACGGCGAGACCCACGAGTTGCCGGAGCCGTTCTTCGTCATCGCGACCCAGAACCCCGTCGAACAGGAAGGGACCTTCCCGCTGCCGGAGGCACAACTGGACCGCTTCGTCGTCGAGACCGCGATGGGCTACCCGGACCTCGACGGCGAGACCGAACTGCTGCGCCGTCGGGCGGGCCGCGCCGAACGGAGCCCGACCGTCGAGGCGGTCGTCGACGAGGCGACGGTCTCGGCGCTCCGGGCGGCCCCCGAGGACGTCCGGGTCGACGAGGACCTCCTGAGCTACGTGGCCGAACTCGGTCGGGCGACCCGCGAGGACAACCGCGTCGAGGTGGGCGTCTCCCCCCGCGGCGTCCAGCGGCTCTTCGAAGCCGCCCGCGCGAAGGCCGTCCTCGAGGGTCGGGCGTTCGTCACGCCGGACGACGTCGCCGACGTCGTCACGCCCGTGTTCGCCCACCGCCTCGTTTTGACCGCCGACGCGACCGTCTCCGGCATCGAGAAGCGGGCCGTCGTCGAGGACGTCCTCGACGCCGCACCCGTGCCGACGGTCGACTGA
- a CDS encoding alpha/beta hydrolase, translated as MSVRSVEFDSEGQTLDGELRLPGDAADGDEDPPVVVMAHGFGAERDFRLPAYADRFRESGVAALLFDYRGFGDSEGTHQLIDPFRHRADWLAAVDFARDLEAVDGDRVALWGSSFSGGHVVETAARRDVEAVCSQVPFVDGVATLVHLARNSGVEYPLEATKHGLVDAVRGLFRRGPHTVPIVGPPEEFAMLNTPGAEAGYRDIVPADSDWENACPARVALQVPRYRPVSRASEVDAPLFVTVAREDRIVPPSAAERLARRLDHAEVLRVDCGHFGVYDGAPFERAVQEQAAFLERHLQ; from the coding sequence ATGTCAGTCCGTTCCGTCGAGTTCGACAGCGAGGGGCAGACGCTGGACGGCGAACTCCGGCTCCCCGGGGACGCCGCCGACGGCGACGAGGATCCGCCGGTCGTCGTGATGGCACACGGCTTCGGCGCCGAACGCGACTTTCGGTTGCCGGCCTACGCCGACCGGTTCCGCGAATCCGGGGTCGCCGCGCTGCTCTTCGACTACCGCGGCTTCGGCGATTCCGAGGGAACCCACCAGCTTATCGACCCCTTCCGGCACCGGGCCGACTGGCTCGCGGCCGTCGACTTCGCCCGCGACCTCGAGGCGGTCGACGGCGACCGGGTCGCGCTGTGGGGCAGTTCCTTCAGCGGCGGCCACGTCGTCGAGACGGCCGCCAGACGCGACGTCGAGGCCGTCTGCTCGCAGGTACCGTTCGTCGACGGCGTGGCGACACTCGTCCACCTCGCGCGCAACTCGGGCGTCGAGTACCCGCTGGAGGCGACGAAACATGGCCTGGTCGACGCCGTCCGGGGGCTGTTCCGCCGGGGGCCGCACACCGTCCCCATCGTCGGGCCGCCCGAGGAGTTCGCGATGCTGAACACGCCCGGTGCCGAGGCCGGCTACCGGGACATCGTGCCCGCAGATAGCGACTGGGAGAACGCCTGCCCGGCCCGGGTCGCCCTGCAGGTGCCGCGCTACCGGCCGGTCTCGAGGGCGAGCGAGGTGGACGCGCCGCTGTTCGTGACCGTCGCCAGGGAGGACCGAATCGTCCCGCCATCGGCGGCCGAACGGCTCGCTCGACGGCTCGACCACGCCGAGGTTCTCCGAGTTGACTGCGGGCACTTCGGCGTCTACGACGGCGCTCCCTTCGAGCGTGCCGTCCAAGAGCAGGCCGCCTTCCTCGAACGGCACCTACAGTGA
- a CDS encoding DUF58 domain-containing protein, which yields MTRTNRWVGLGGAALVVVGVAVLFREPGPVLAAGVAAGYLAVRSATAPPTPSLRVERTVETETPDPDEEVRIEVTVENEGATLYDLRLVDEVPDGLAVVDGPARHATALRGGDAATFSYTVRASRGSHEWEDLRVVARDPLGVHERETTVDAPSTLRCVPTFEGTADLPLRGLTTPYAGRVPTDVGGSGIEFYAVREYRRGDPQARVDWNRAARTGELATLELREERAATVVLVVDARTAAYVAPSPEAESAVERSVDAAGHLADVLLSKGDRVGATAFSPRACWLAPGTGTAHRARLHDALVTDPGFAPTPPDPDARFVSRLWRRRFRRRLPADAQVMLFSPCVDRAPLVLAERLNALGHLVTVVSPDPTPTEGLGGRVVGIERDLRLAELRASGVRVLEWSPTEPFAVAGDRAGRRWSG from the coding sequence GTGACCCGGACGAACCGCTGGGTCGGTCTCGGCGGAGCCGCGCTGGTCGTCGTCGGCGTCGCCGTCCTCTTTCGGGAGCCGGGGCCGGTCCTGGCTGCCGGTGTCGCGGCCGGCTACCTCGCGGTGCGGTCGGCGACCGCCCCGCCGACGCCCTCGCTTCGGGTCGAGCGAACCGTCGAGACGGAGACGCCGGACCCCGACGAGGAGGTCCGGATCGAGGTGACCGTCGAGAACGAGGGAGCGACGCTGTACGACCTCCGACTCGTCGACGAGGTACCCGACGGGCTGGCGGTCGTCGACGGCCCGGCCAGACACGCCACGGCACTCCGCGGCGGCGACGCGGCGACGTTTTCCTACACCGTGCGGGCCTCCCGCGGCAGCCACGAGTGGGAGGACCTGCGGGTCGTTGCGCGGGACCCGCTCGGCGTCCACGAGCGGGAGACGACTGTCGACGCCCCGAGCACGCTCCGGTGTGTCCCAACCTTCGAGGGGACGGCGGACCTGCCGCTGCGGGGACTGACCACGCCGTACGCCGGCCGCGTCCCGACCGACGTGGGCGGGTCCGGCATCGAGTTCTACGCCGTCCGGGAGTACCGCCGCGGCGACCCGCAGGCCCGCGTGGACTGGAACCGGGCGGCCCGGACGGGCGAACTGGCGACGCTGGAACTCCGCGAGGAACGGGCGGCGACGGTCGTTCTGGTGGTCGACGCCCGAACGGCGGCCTACGTCGCGCCGTCGCCGGAGGCCGAAAGCGCCGTCGAGCGCAGCGTCGACGCCGCCGGCCACCTGGCCGACGTCCTGCTGTCGAAGGGCGACCGCGTCGGCGCGACGGCGTTCTCGCCGCGGGCCTGCTGGCTCGCGCCCGGCACCGGCACGGCGCATCGGGCGCGACTTCACGACGCGCTCGTGACCGACCCCGGCTTCGCGCCGACGCCGCCGGATCCCGACGCCCGGTTCGTCTCCCGGCTGTGGCGGCGGCGGTTCCGCCGCCGGCTGCCCGCCGACGCACAGGTGATGCTGTTCTCGCCCTGCGTCGACCGGGCGCCGCTCGTCCTCGCCGAGCGGCTGAACGCGCTGGGCCACCTCGTGACGGTCGTCTCGCCCGACCCGACCCCTACCGAGGGTCTCGGCGGCCGCGTCGTCGGCATCGAGCGGGACCTTCGGCTGGCGGAGTTGCGGGCCAGCGGCGTCCGCGTCCTCGAGTGGTCGCCGACGGAGCCGTTCGCCGTCGCCGGCGACCGGGCCGGCCGGAGGTGGTCCGGGTGA
- a CDS encoding DUF7521 family protein translates to MAAVDAAVVLFATALLTAVVGSVVAVTAYRGYRRNDSEPMLYLAVGIACITVGPFLVTYGVAPVAALSDAAALLGVLFATIAGLLAILYSLEGT, encoded by the coding sequence ATGGCCGCCGTTGACGCCGCCGTCGTGCTGTTCGCGACGGCGCTGCTCACCGCCGTGGTCGGCAGCGTCGTCGCCGTCACCGCCTACCGCGGCTACCGGCGCAACGACAGCGAGCCGATGCTGTACCTCGCGGTCGGCATCGCCTGCATCACCGTCGGCCCGTTTCTCGTCACCTACGGGGTAGCGCCGGTCGCGGCGCTGTCGGATGCTGCCGCGCTGCTCGGCGTCCTGTTCGCCACCATCGCTGGCCTGCTCGCCATCCTCTACTCGCTGGAGGGGACGTGA
- a CDS encoding DUF7269 family protein, with protein sequence MRRLALLGIAAVAVGALTLVERGLAGFFQLDYLFVSAVGVLAVVFGLRYALAGRWATRWTAEIESPEPRYRSTVLGEEVETALGSGGQLGIGRRAELRRRLRDVAADVLVTYAGYDREGAETAVEEGTWTDDPVAAGYLAEPIDLPRRLQVRNLLRRRSMVRTCVERSLTAIEEVREP encoded by the coding sequence ATGCGGCGGCTCGCACTCCTCGGCATCGCCGCCGTCGCTGTGGGCGCCCTGACGCTCGTCGAGCGCGGGCTCGCGGGCTTTTTCCAGCTCGACTACCTGTTCGTCTCGGCGGTCGGCGTTCTGGCGGTCGTGTTCGGGCTCCGTTACGCGCTGGCCGGCCGGTGGGCGACCCGGTGGACGGCCGAAATCGAGTCCCCGGAGCCGCGCTACCGCTCGACGGTTCTCGGCGAGGAGGTCGAGACGGCGCTCGGCTCCGGCGGGCAGCTCGGCATCGGGCGCCGGGCCGAACTCCGGCGGCGGCTCCGGGACGTCGCGGCGGACGTCCTCGTCACCTACGCCGGCTACGACCGCGAAGGCGCCGAGACCGCGGTCGAGGAGGGGACCTGGACGGACGACCCCGTCGCTGCGGGCTATCTCGCCGAGCCGATCGACCTCCCGCGCCGGCTGCAGGTCCGCAACCTGCTTCGTCGACGGTCGATGGTCCGGACCTGCGTCGAGCGGTCGCTGACCGCAATCGAGGAGGTGCGCGAGCCGTGA
- a CDS encoding sensor domain-containing protein — MTATSPRDAVRSFLGVPLEPRTYRALVYNLLAFPLGIAYFVVLTVGLAATVGLSLTLAGPVALVVTLLSVVTLAWADGRLTGGLLGADIAPQFPDDDDPVEFLKTLVFGRLTWTGAVYLLWRFAVGVVVFVVLVAGFSLAGSLLAAPFGYGEHLAVRVGAGSVAIDTLGRALAASLVGALIGLVTLHLSNLLGEANAAVADALLDPDGR, encoded by the coding sequence GTGACTGCAACGAGTCCACGCGACGCCGTTCGGTCGTTCCTCGGCGTCCCCCTCGAACCGCGGACGTATCGTGCCCTCGTGTACAACCTGCTCGCGTTCCCGCTCGGAATCGCGTACTTCGTCGTGCTCACGGTCGGGTTGGCGGCGACCGTCGGCCTGAGTCTCACGCTGGCCGGCCCGGTCGCGCTGGTCGTGACGCTGCTTTCGGTCGTGACGCTCGCGTGGGCCGACGGCCGACTCACCGGCGGCCTGCTCGGCGCCGACATCGCCCCGCAGTTTCCCGACGACGACGACCCGGTCGAGTTCCTGAAGACACTGGTGTTCGGCCGCCTCACCTGGACGGGCGCCGTCTACCTGCTGTGGCGCTTTGCCGTCGGAGTCGTCGTCTTCGTCGTCCTGGTCGCCGGCTTCTCGCTGGCCGGAAGTCTCCTCGCCGCCCCGTTCGGCTACGGCGAGCACCTGGCGGTCCGCGTCGGTGCCGGATCGGTCGCCATCGACACGCTCGGCCGCGCGCTCGCCGCTTCGCTGGTCGGCGCCCTGATCGGTCTCGTGACGCTGCACCTCTCGAACCTCCTCGGAGAGGCCAACGCCGCCGTCGCCGACGCCCTCCTCGACCCCGACGGGCGGTGA
- a CDS encoding DUF4097 family beta strand repeat-containing protein, protein MSRETTRRRFLAGGAAAALTSTAGCTGLTPFVGQRIESTESVPVDDVDVVAVETSRGSVTVRTADREDVHIDIVKQSSSVTADVTDLQFRTERQDGRLRLFSEYTGREPLFGGRPSMDLDVVLPESVALEAVDTATGSIDIADTTGDLSVTASTGSVGVRAVDGDVEAETSTGSIDLQDVDGTAAASATTGSVDVRNPARLGDVTTTTGSIDVEVPAMDGDVSVEATTGSVTAALASDLDAELEVTTTTGSISVGNVGLEGGRRGDDRVTGTLGDGGPRLTVETSNGSVTLERLN, encoded by the coding sequence ATGAGTCGAGAAACGACTCGGCGGCGCTTCCTGGCAGGGGGCGCCGCTGCCGCCCTGACCTCCACGGCCGGCTGTACGGGGCTGACGCCCTTCGTCGGCCAGCGTATCGAATCGACCGAAAGCGTCCCCGTCGACGACGTCGACGTCGTTGCCGTCGAGACGTCCCGCGGGAGTGTGACCGTCCGGACCGCCGACCGCGAGGATGTCCACATCGACATCGTCAAACAGTCCAGTTCGGTCACCGCCGACGTGACCGACCTCCAGTTCCGGACCGAACGGCAGGACGGTCGGCTACGGCTGTTCTCGGAATACACCGGCCGGGAGCCGCTGTTCGGCGGCCGACCGTCGATGGACCTGGACGTCGTCCTGCCGGAGTCGGTCGCCCTCGAGGCGGTCGACACCGCGACCGGGTCGATCGACATCGCCGACACGACGGGCGACCTCTCGGTGACCGCCAGCACCGGCTCCGTCGGCGTTCGCGCGGTCGACGGCGATGTCGAGGCCGAGACCAGTACGGGCTCGATCGATCTCCAAGACGTCGACGGGACGGCCGCCGCATCCGCGACCACCGGTTCGGTTGACGTCCGGAACCCCGCCCGTCTCGGCGACGTCACGACGACGACCGGCAGCATCGACGTCGAGGTGCCGGCGATGGACGGCGACGTCTCCGTCGAGGCGACCACCGGCAGCGTCACGGCGGCGCTGGCGTCCGACCTCGACGCCGAACTCGAGGTCACGACGACCACCGGAAGCATCTCGGTCGGCAACGTCGGCCTCGAGGGCGGCCGCCGCGGGGACGACCGCGTCACCGGGACGCTCGGCGACGGCGGCCCGCGGCTGACCGTCGAGACGAGCAACGGCAGCGTGACGCTGGAACGACTGAACTGA
- a CDS encoding DUF7519 family protein — protein sequence MSVTTTDAGSRADDDGGGDGDHETDEVTATEPTDAEPTPAPPRLSVGLAVGLGGFAAALLAAGSLLSGAVALLGVALLGASLSVVSVRLCSAAGVTFVLAFVAAAATGAVAAPLVGGAILAVAAWDVADHGIGLAGHVGREAPTRRNELVHAAASLAVGSAAGAVAFGVYLAAGAGQPSTALVFLLFGGVLLLVALRD from the coding sequence GTGAGCGTCACGACGACGGACGCGGGGAGCCGCGCGGACGACGACGGAGGCGGCGACGGCGATCACGAGACCGACGAGGTCACGGCGACGGAGCCGACCGACGCCGAGCCGACACCGGCACCGCCCCGCCTTTCGGTCGGGCTGGCCGTCGGCCTCGGCGGCTTCGCGGCGGCCCTCCTCGCGGCGGGGTCGCTCCTGTCCGGTGCGGTCGCCCTGCTCGGCGTCGCCCTGCTCGGGGCGTCGCTGTCGGTCGTCTCCGTGCGCCTCTGTTCGGCCGCCGGCGTGACGTTCGTCCTCGCGTTCGTCGCGGCGGCGGCGACCGGCGCGGTCGCGGCACCGCTGGTCGGCGGTGCCATCCTCGCGGTGGCGGCCTGGGACGTCGCCGACCACGGCATCGGCCTGGCCGGCCACGTCGGCCGGGAGGCGCCCACCCGGCGGAACGAACTCGTCCACGCGGCCGCCAGCCTGGCGGTCGGGAGCGCGGCCGGCGCGGTCGCCTTCGGCGTCTACCTGGCGGCCGGCGCCGGCCAGCCCTCGACCGCGCTCGTTTTCCTGCTGTTCGGGGGCGTCCTTTTGCTCGTCGCGCTCCGGGACTGA
- a CDS encoding sensor domain-containing protein, with product MLDAVSRPSGAHLRSFLAAPLRPQTYLNLLYLALAFPLGVLYLVFVTIGLSLGIGLAIVLVGIPILVVVVGVTLGIAGFERWLAALLLGVDFGSSDAETDGEAGDVEASTGSTADAGDDEEPSAPRRVLSVLVDSGTWLAVAYLPVKFVLGVAGFLVMTVLLSTAVALLLAPLYYRQPGVYVGVVTDRPVELHPTLHLGWNRLLVTLEPAVTVGSWRITRLSEAVVVAVVGVVLLLVALHLLNGLAWLSGRLTRWMLGDSYDLAGTARRVVG from the coding sequence ATGCTCGACGCCGTCAGCCGCCCCTCCGGTGCCCACCTGCGGTCGTTCCTCGCGGCCCCCCTCCGGCCGCAGACGTACCTGAACCTGCTGTACCTCGCGCTGGCCTTCCCGCTCGGGGTGTTGTACCTCGTATTCGTCACCATCGGCCTCTCGCTGGGGATAGGACTCGCCATCGTGCTGGTCGGAATCCCCATCCTGGTCGTGGTCGTGGGAGTGACGCTCGGCATCGCCGGCTTCGAGCGCTGGCTGGCAGCACTGCTGCTCGGCGTGGACTTCGGGTCGTCAGACGCCGAAACCGACGGCGAAGCCGGCGACGTCGAGGCTTCCACAGGGTCGACCGCCGACGCCGGGGATGACGAGGAGCCATCGGCGCCACGGCGCGTGCTGTCGGTGCTCGTCGACTCCGGGACCTGGCTGGCGGTGGCGTACCTCCCCGTGAAGTTCGTCCTCGGTGTCGCGGGATTTCTCGTGATGACCGTCCTGCTTTCGACGGCCGTGGCGCTCCTGCTCGCGCCGCTGTACTACCGGCAGCCGGGCGTCTACGTTGGGGTCGTCACCGACCGGCCCGTCGAGTTGCACCCGACGCTGCACCTCGGGTGGAACCGGCTGCTGGTCACGCTGGAGCCGGCCGTCACCGTCGGATCCTGGCGGATTACCCGGCTCTCGGAGGCGGTAGTCGTCGCCGTCGTCGGGGTCGTCCTGTTGCTGGTCGCCCTCCATCTCCTGAACGGGCTGGCGTGGCTGTCGGGTCGGCTGACTCGCTGGATGCTCGGCGACAGTTACGACCTCGCGGGCACCGCCCGTCGCGTGGTGGGCTGA
- a CDS encoding S1C family serine protease, with amino-acid sequence MVQPTRRRFLAAAAGVAAGLAGCSAGRRESPDPIQRETPGGDRGSVYTEVYRNRIDSVTFVRGEQGSGSGFVYDGYVVTNQHVAGEADAMDVRFEDGDWREAGVVATDVYADLAVLSTDVPDYAAPLRFVETIPPVGTEVVALGSPFGLESSVSTGIISGKDRALPSPSGFSIPNTVQTDAGLDPGNSGGPLLTLDGAVTGIAVAGAGTSVGFAVSPLLARRVLPELVETGEYEHPFLGIALRPVTPAVAEANDLDAVRGVIVVEVLDSGPEGQTLQGSDGETTVDGRSVPVGGDVIVELAGNRIESDTDLGTTLALELSPGDRVPATVIRDGERREIEVPIGARPEPGE; translated from the coding sequence ATGGTTCAGCCAACGCGCCGCCGATTTCTGGCGGCGGCCGCCGGCGTCGCGGCCGGACTCGCCGGCTGTTCGGCCGGCCGGCGCGAGTCGCCGGACCCGATCCAGCGGGAAACGCCGGGCGGCGACCGCGGCTCCGTCTACACCGAGGTGTACCGAAACCGGATCGACTCGGTCACGTTCGTCAGGGGCGAGCAGGGCAGCGGCTCCGGTTTCGTCTACGACGGCTACGTCGTCACGAACCAGCACGTCGCCGGCGAGGCCGACGCCATGGATGTCCGCTTCGAGGACGGCGACTGGCGGGAGGCCGGCGTCGTCGCCACCGACGTCTACGCCGACCTCGCGGTGCTGTCGACGGACGTCCCCGACTACGCGGCGCCGCTGCGGTTCGTCGAGACCATCCCGCCGGTCGGGACCGAGGTGGTCGCGCTGGGCAGCCCCTTCGGGCTGGAGTCGTCGGTCTCGACGGGCATCATCAGCGGCAAGGACCGCGCGCTCCCGAGTCCGAGCGGGTTCTCGATACCGAACACGGTCCAGACCGACGCTGGTCTCGACCCCGGCAACAGCGGCGGCCCGCTGCTCACGCTCGACGGCGCGGTGACCGGCATCGCCGTCGCCGGTGCCGGCACCAGCGTCGGCTTCGCCGTCTCGCCACTCCTGGCCCGCCGGGTCCTGCCGGAACTCGTCGAGACCGGCGAGTACGAACACCCGTTCCTCGGCATCGCGCTGCGGCCCGTCACGCCCGCCGTCGCCGAGGCCAACGACCTCGACGCGGTCCGGGGGGTCATCGTCGTCGAGGTGCTCGATTCGGGACCCGAGGGCCAGACGCTGCAGGGGTCCGACGGCGAGACGACCGTCGACGGCCGGTCGGTCCCCGTCGGCGGCGACGTCATCGTCGAACTCGCGGGCAACCGAATCGAGTCCGACACCGACCTCGGGACGACGCTGGCGCTGGAACTCTCCCCGGGCGACCGCGTTCCAGCGACCGTCATCAGGGACGGCGAGCGCCGGGAGATAGAGGTGCCCATCGGCGCCCGACCGGAACCGGGCGAGTAG
- a CDS encoding DUF4129 domain-containing protein, producing the protein MDRDRALPLLVALLAIVALSLAAATLDSAVDPGGSGFGGGSDTGVGDDDPGETPTPKPAVGEAADPTSEMLIFSTCFPFLQKPPALLALFVVFGGVFAATYRLTKSKFAGLAVCAALALPGALVYGGLAFCGESSAAPQQTSTEGGPTPNGSNLPEGGGGGLGETGTEALSSPSLLLALLVVVALAVVVVAVLATGSDRAGTAEEPTEDLPEDAPETIGRVAGTAADRIDADGDVDAENEVYRAWREMTESLAVASPETTTPREFERAAVDAGMDREDVAALTDLFESVRYGGLEPTDEQERRAVETLRRIESGYGED; encoded by the coding sequence GTGGACCGCGACCGTGCCCTCCCGCTCCTCGTAGCCCTCCTGGCCATCGTGGCGCTCTCGCTCGCGGCGGCGACCCTCGATTCGGCGGTCGACCCCGGTGGCTCCGGCTTCGGCGGCGGCAGCGACACCGGTGTCGGCGACGACGACCCCGGCGAGACCCCGACGCCGAAGCCAGCGGTGGGAGAGGCGGCCGACCCGACGAGCGAAATGCTCATCTTCTCGACCTGCTTCCCGTTCCTCCAGAAGCCACCGGCACTGTTGGCGCTCTTCGTGGTGTTCGGCGGGGTGTTCGCCGCGACGTACCGCTTGACGAAGTCGAAGTTCGCGGGACTGGCCGTCTGTGCCGCGCTCGCGCTTCCCGGCGCCCTGGTCTACGGCGGGCTGGCGTTCTGCGGGGAGTCTTCCGCCGCCCCCCAGCAGACATCGACCGAGGGCGGACCGACGCCCAACGGCAGCAATCTCCCGGAGGGTGGCGGTGGCGGTCTCGGCGAGACCGGCACCGAGGCCCTCTCGTCGCCGTCGCTACTCCTCGCACTGCTCGTGGTGGTCGCGCTGGCCGTCGTGGTCGTCGCGGTACTCGCCACCGGTAGCGACAGGGCCGGCACGGCCGAGGAGCCGACGGAGGACCTGCCGGAGGACGCCCCCGAGACCATCGGTCGCGTCGCCGGGACGGCCGCCGACCGGATCGACGCCGACGGCGACGTCGACGCCGAAAACGAGGTGTACCGCGCCTGGCGAGAGATGACCGAATCCCTCGCGGTCGCCTCGCCGGAGACGACCACGCCCCGGGAGTTCGAGCGGGCGGCCGTCGACGCCGGCATGGACCGCGAGGACGTCGCGGCGCTGACCGACCTCTTCGAGTCGGTCAGGTACGGTGGTCTCGAACCGACCGACGAGCAGGAACGGCGGGCCGTCGAGACGCTCCGCCGCATCGAGTCCGGCTACGGGGAGGACTGA
- a CDS encoding ArsR/SmtB family transcription factor, translating to MGEEPPDEEVVVEVIGDDYSRRILTLTREEPRSVEVLSEACGADPSTIYRRIERLQEAGLLEDRQELDPGGHHYKVYAATLREVTLRFEEEGLEVEVRREEETAADRFTRLYEGFK from the coding sequence ATGGGGGAGGAGCCGCCCGACGAGGAGGTCGTCGTCGAGGTCATCGGCGACGACTACTCCCGTCGAATCCTGACGCTGACCCGCGAGGAGCCCCGCTCAGTCGAGGTGCTCAGCGAGGCCTGCGGCGCGGACCCCTCCACCATCTACCGGCGGATCGAGCGCCTCCAGGAGGCCGGCCTGCTCGAGGACCGCCAGGAACTGGACCCCGGCGGCCACCACTACAAGGTCTACGCCGCGACCCTGCGGGAGGTCACCCTCCGGTTCGAGGAGGAGGGCCTCGAGGTCGAGGTGCGCCGCGAGGAGGAGACGGCAGCCGACCGCTTCACCAGACTCTACGAGGGATTCAAATGA